The Setaria viridis chromosome 2, Setaria_viridis_v4.0, whole genome shotgun sequence DNA window CCACCATGCTTAAAAGCACATGTGAACACCTTTTGATATTTGCTAAGCCAACAAAGTGTTATTTGCACGTGTGAGCCTTTCAGCAACTGATCAAGTGTAAAAGTAGGCCATTTTTCTCATACAGTACAAGGAAGAACTCTAGATGTTGATCTGTGGTATTACATTGTCTTGTCATGCTCACCACAGTGCTGGAACCATCTCGATTTGAAGCACTCAAATGCCGACTGAGCCCAGTTATCATTATTTTTGTACCATTTTCTATGCCAAAGTTGCTGACAATTTCAGTTTGATAACTCAAATGCCGACTGAGCCCAGTTATCATTATTTTTGTACCATTTTCTATGCCAAAGTTGCTGACAATTTCAGTTTGATAATTCACACACTGAATTGGACCTCGTTGGTGTTATGAAACTGGTGGTTTCAGATGAAAACCGGAACCATCGTGTTTCCAGTTTTAATGCAGATTTCGTTTCAAAATTTTGTCAAAAAATCTTGTATGTAGTGTACATAAAGTTAGTGTAGCTGCAATAATATGGTTTCGAATTCTTagtagatgtcaagaaacaaaaTAGACAAGCAGTCAGCCTGGCATCGTCCTTTATGAATGTCAAAAATCAAAGATAAATTTGAGATTAATTTTTTCTGGTTTATTTAACTTTGTATGTACCACAAACATGAATTTTTTTATGACTCTTGGAAATATTGCAACATGTTGGGTTAACTATATTTTTGGTCAAGAAGATTTCCGAACCCTAGGACACCAATGGATTTTTGTTCctgttttttctatttttctcccAACATGTATTCACCATACCTGATTATGATAAACAATGAATTGTGTTTATATTGTGCTTGATGCGTATATGCCTAATATTATCTCCCTGGAACTATAACATGTCTCAAACAGATGTGTTTAGGCTTacttgttttcttttaattGAGCAGCTTCCATCTGGCACATCTTTCTATGGTACTGGAGAAGCGAGTGGCCCACTTGAACGAACTGGGAAACGAGTATGGCATCTGCTTTATGAaactatatattatatatttgAGTTAATTTCTTAAAGTTACAACTATCAACATTGTAACAAAGGTCCAATTCTTGACCATTTCACAAAACTAAATGTTCACAAGTTCCTTGTTACAATGTTACGATACGAATAGTTGTGGTTTTGCTAAATTAACCACATGTTTTTTGTCTTGTTTGTGACAGacttgatatatttttttatcaggTTTTCACATGGAACACAGATGCATGGGGTTTTGGGTCAGGAACCACTTCATTGTACCAGTCACACCCTTGGGTTTTGGCTGTCCTCCCCGATGGAAAAGCATTGGGTGTCCTTGCTGATACCACTCGGCGCTGTGAGGTATGCAGTAGTACATCATTCTAAAGCCTTTTATTTGTAGATATGTTAACTAATCTGTGCCTTGAACTGAATGATTGTTTACTATGACAGATTGACTTGAGAGAAGAATCTACTATAAAGTTTTCTGCCTCATCTGCCTACCCTGTCATTACTTTTGGGCCATTTAAAACTCCTGCTGATGTTATGACGTCTTTGTCGCATGCAATTGGTATTTCTACCATGTTTAACCAATATCTTCTGGCACTAATATGTAGACAGGTTCTACGCTATATGCCTATATTTCTGTGGACAGATATACCTGCATGTTATTGCTTTACTGAGTCAAGTTTAATTTTTTTCACAAACAATACCTGCATGTTATTGCTTTACTGAGTCAACTTTAATTTTGTTCACAAACAATGAAGCTGTATGAAGCTGTTgtcttttaatataatcggcagctctcctgccagattcgtttcaaaaaaatgaAGCTGTTGTCTCTGTTTGATACATTTTGTAAATCTTGATAACATCGGGGTGTTGATTACAGAATATATTGCTTTTCAGTTGATTGATCTAACATTATAGGCACTGGTTTATTCATTTGAGGCATATATGTAATGTGGGTTCTGTATCTTTGCTGCTTGTATTGGCATTGTCTGTCTCTGCATATTATTTTTACCAAACCAGACATAAGCTATCTAAGACAGCAtccttgccccccccccccccctctctctctctgtgtatGTGTAATTGCCATAGCAGAACACACATATGCCATTTAGGTGTAATATGTTATTTTACTTGCTGCCTCGTCAAATAAGGTGGGAAAAAAATTCCATTGTAGGTACTGTGTCCATGCCACCAAAATGGTCACTTGGCTATCATCAGTGTCGCTGGAGCTACGATTCTTCTGAGAAAGTACTCAAGGTATTTTCTTGTCAGAGTAGATTATCTATGcgtattttgggatggagggtgTAATAAATATGGTCAAAGTCTTGCATTCTGGCCTTTGAAAAGTAAAAAGATGAACATATGTGTTGCAAAGGAAATGCATGAAAGCACGGTGTGCTTTTCAAACATGGTGATAATCTTCATAAGCTGAAGTAGAAAACATTTATTAATAGGGATGAAGCTTTTCTTGCTTGTGCTGTAAGTTGGAAAGTAGAATAGATCATGTTATCTAGTCCCTCAATCCCAAtatactattcgttttggcttttttagatacataacttttgctaagAATTTAGACAtactatatatctaggtgcatatcaaaaactatgcacctagaaaagccaaaacaaatagtaatttgggacggagggagtattggaAAGAAGTATGTTCTTTTTCATGGGGTATCTGAAGTTATTCAACCATTTGTATATTTTGTGATGATATTTTATCCTGATGCTTGTCTATTTATTGCTTTCGCAGGTTATTAGAACATTTAGGGAGAAAGGCATTCCTTGCGATGTTGTCTGGATGGATATTGACTATATGGATGGTTTTAGGTGCTTCACGTTTGATAGTGTAAGTACTCATTCTGTTGTGGCTGCTACACAGTactttaataactgctttgtGTTCCTCATGTTTAAAAATATAATCCCTCGGAACCTTAACTAGACCAtccaatcatttttttttccaataattatatACTTTTTTAGCTAAGATTTATAGTGTTCTTTTAAGCCCAAACAACTTCCTATGACGATTGAATTTTTTAATCCTGTTTGAGCACTTTGCTATTGATATGCTACAGAAGCGATTCCCTGATCCAAAAGCAATGGTGGATGATCTCCACTCCATAGGTTGCCAAGCAATCTGGATGCTTGACCCAGGAATCAAGAAGGAGGAAGATTACTTTGTTTATGATAGCGGTACAAAAAATGATGTTTGGATTCAAAAGGCAGATGGCAGCCCATTTGTTGGTATGCTTCACTGACTTAAATAAATAAGCTCCATTGTCATCTTCTTGGATGGTAGGAGGAAATGCCTCACATAGTCTAATTTAGGGGAGGTATGGCCTGGTGATTGTGTTTTCCCTGATTATACGTCTGAAAAAACACGTGCCTGGTGGGCTGGTTTGGTAAAAGATTTCATCTCTAACGGCGTTGATGGAATATGGAATGATATGAACGAGCCGGCTGTTTTCAATGTACGTGATTTATATGAATCATATATTTAAGATCACCTTGTTTAATTTTCCTATGTAACTGAAGGTATTGGTCTGAACTTGTAGACTACCACGAAGACAATGCCTGAAAGCAATATTCATAGGGGAGATGCTGATATTGGTGGTGTTAAAAATCATTCGTATTATCACAATGTACGTTTTTGTTCCCCTGCCATGTACTGTGGCTATTGAGTACTGACAATATAATTAGATGGATATTATTTCTACTTGATGTCTTTTAGTGTTTATAATTTTCAGGTCTATGGAATGCTAATGGCAAGATCTACTTATGAAGGAATGGCAATGGGTAATGCAGCTAAACGGCCATTTGTTCTTACCCGAGCTGGTTTTATAGGAAGCCAGCGCTATGCTGCAACATGGACTGGTGATAATCTGTCAAATTGGGAGCATCTGCACATGAGTCTACCAATGGTTCTTCAGTTGGTAAGTGAAATATTTGTTCTAAAATCTAAAATTGTCTCTGCTCGTTTTTTTGGAGTTCCTAGCCTTTTCTACTTTTGAAATtatgttccaacttccaagtgcCCCTCAAAACAAAAATGTTCTATTTCTTTTGTCATTAGTACAAATGATTATGCATAACTATTTGGTGCTAGTTATTTTAGCATTTAATTTATTGTGACATTCAATTTCACAACGTGCACAATCTTGTGATGTGAAAGCCATCCACAGTCTGTCAATTTTCTATAGTGCAAGGGTTGAGAACAATGGTCTTCTGTATTAGTCAAAATGTGGTTCCTCAATTAGTTGTGCTTCTGCCACAATTCTACTatccttgttttttttcctttcttttaagtCTTAAGGACTCTATTCTTGAGGCATTGACATTTAGGAACTGAAATTGTTACAATGGCCATAATATGTTTACTGTGGGTCATCTGACAAGATATGTGATTTAAGCATGATCTTTTATGGTCTAACAATATGGTTATCTGATCAGGGTCTCAGTGGTCAACCATTGTCAGGTCCTGACATTGGTGGTTTTGCTGGGAATGCTACTCCAAAACTTTTTGGAAGATGGATGGGTGTGGGTGCATTGTTTCCATTTTCACGTGGCCACACGGAAACTGGAAGTATCGACCATGAGCCATGGTCCTTCGGTGAAGAGGTATGACTTCATGCTCCCAAATCCCAATACTGCCATCCAAACATGTGTACTCAAAAACACATAAAAATTTTGCtacattccaagaatcttgattCACTGTGCATGTTTCTGCTTCACTGCATTTCATCTCTGCATGTAGTACATTGTTGATGGTTAAAAGAGTTTCTGTATTATGTTCCTTTTGTGCAGTATACTTGCCGCACTTCTATAGCCTAGCATGTTCTTGAGATCCTATACATCTGTTGAGCATTTCCTCGATCTTTTTGTGCCAGTTATTATGCTATATATCATGATTTGGTCTGCAGTCATTTTGTTTTGTTAAAGGGGTTAGGGTTCCTAGGGAAGCAGAACTAAAGTCCAAGATATTGTGATAGCAGTTCGTTGTTGGTAATTAGGTTGAGTTTTATGTAATATTCTTAGGAATCAAAGCCTCTGCTGGCTATTTAGCATTGATCATTTCTTAAATGAGAAAGCACTGGCTAATTGAAAAACTTTGTACTTATTCCAGTGCGAGGAAGTTTGTCGCCTTGCCTTACTAAGACGGTACCGGCTACTGCCACATATCTACACTCTTTTTTACCATTCTCATACAAAGGGTATTCCGGTTGCTACTCCAGTTTTCTTTGCTGGTAATCAATTCTCTCACTCTGTATTACCCAATTTTAAGTTAGTCAAGATGCCGTAGTTTGTTGGAAGAACACAGATGTGTGGCAAGTTGTTGCTTCCTTTCTTTTGCGATCCAAACTGTATAAAAGATCCTTCTTAGATGGAGACTGTTTGGTGGGTTACATAGCATATGTCCTTCCAAGGATGCAGTTTCTTAACAAAAGTTGTGTTGCATTCCATGATCTTTTGTAGACCCTCAAGACCCTGAACTGAGAAAAGTTGAGACTTCCTTTCTCCTTGGACCACTTTTAGTCTGTGCAAGGTATTATCTTCACATCAATGACTTGACAATATCTTTTTCCATTTAACCTTTTTTCTTGAAACCGATGATCTGCTTTGTATTGTGTATAAATTTGCTTTCATATAGCTATGTGCCAGTGCCTCAGAGAGTGTTTGTGTGTTAGAGATGATTTTGCATAATTAACAGGAAATTGTTCAATTTTCTGTCATCAATTATATATAGATGAAAAGATGCCAAAATGCCAAGTGTTCTTTTTTATGCATCTTTCTCTATTCTTTGGTATCATAAATCTTTCTGGTCTTTTGGCAGCACTTTGCCTAATAAAGGAGCTCATGAATGTGCACATACGTTACCAAAGGGCATATGGTTGCCTTTTGATTTTGCGGATTCACACCCTGTAAGTTGGTTCTTAAACTCCTAGTTTGCTGACTTACATGTGATTCCAAGACTTATTTATGAATGGATAATTGTGTAGGATTTGCCGGTGCTGTATTTACGAGGTGGAGCAATTCTTCCTGTAGGTCCTCCTATTAAGCATGTTGGTGAAGCAAGTTTGGAGGATGATTTGTCACTAATTATTGCATTGGATGAAAATGGTATGTACCTTCTCATTTTCTGAAGATCAAATGATGTTGGTATCCTCAAGTGTCAATATGCCATATGCTATTGAATGTATATGATGTGACTTGTTTATTGAACGATGAACACCAAATGGCAGGGATAAGCTCATGCTAGCCCTCCTGGGAGGCTCTGAGCTTTGAGGTTTATCTCTGCTTGATCCCAACAAATCTGCCGGGCTATTTATAAATAGAGCTGGCCTTAACAACTTTGGCTAAAAAAACTCATGAACAAACTTAGCAAATATCTGGATGCTAGCCACTTGTGGACGCCTGCCCTTTCTTCCTGCACTGAAACTTCTGACCAAAGAAAGCATCCACAACAGAATAAGAAACAAAATTTGATCTGCTGCACATTAATCAGTGTTTCTGTTACAGCTCATTCTTTATGCTTTAGTTAGCCTTTATTTTGTGTTCAAGATACTGATTTAAAATGTTGTCTCAAAACTGTGTGCATAATGTCTGCTCAATGACTTGGTTTGTTTTACAGGTAAAGCTGAAGGTGTCCTGTTTGAAGATGCTGGAGATGGGTATAAATTCACACAGGGAGACTATCTTTTGACGTATTACACTGCTGAACTCCACTCATCAGTTGTTACTGTCAAAGTCTTCAAATCTGAAGGGTCATGGAAGAGACCAAAACgaaatttaaaaataaatatattgcTTGGTGGAGGTGCTATGGTGTGTCTATTGCTTTCCATTCCTTTATTTTCCACTAAAGCAACAAACATATCTTCATTGTAATTTTAAagtcactttttttttcatccaGATAAGTGCAGATGGTGTTGATGGTGGAGAAATACACCTTACAATGCCTCCTGAATCTGAAGTGTCCAGCTTAGTTGCAACTAGTGAACTTGAGTGCAAGAAACGTTTGGGTATTGTCCTACCATTTCTTTATGGTTATACTGTTTTAGATCTAGAAGGAAATGATTATCATCACCATAGTTCTAATTGTCCGAGCATGTCTCATACTGGCACATTGTGATGGATGTACAGAGATGATTCAGCCTATACCTGATATCGATGAGCCATCACGACAGGAAGGTGCTGAACTATCAAAAATACCTGTTGATTTAAAGAGTGGAGACTGGTTGCTTAAGGTTGTTCCTGGGATTGGCGGTCGAATTATCTCGATGACCCATCTTCCTTCTGGTATGCTTCACCTGTGTAATTTGTAATATATCCTAATAAATGTTATTATCTTTGAAATAGATATATCCTTGTTTATTTGCTGACATGTACTTGTCCTGAGATACTCAAAAACTCATCTTATGCTTTATGATTGTTGTGTATCCTTTCGTCATGCAAATGCATTATAAATAGATCCATAAGTTAATTTCTTGTTAGCTAAGCTTGAGCATAATTTTGTAATTGACACGTGCAGATTCCCAGTGGCTTCATAGCAGGATTGAGATCAATGGTTATGAAGAATACAGTGGGACTGAATATAGGTCTGCTGGCTGCACAGAAGAGTATAATGTCATCAGGTAATGAAAGCAGTCATTTCAGACTAATTGCTTGTGATGATATTTGTTTCCTGTTAGTGAATATTCCTTGGCTAGTTCCAGGTTTGGTCCACTAGATAACTTATGTTGAAAAAATTTACAGGAGGTATCTTGAGCAATCTGGAGAGGAGGAATCTATTTGTATGGAAGGAGACATAGGTGGTGGTCTGGTTCTCCAACGCCAGATATCTATTTTGAAAGACAACCCAAAGATTGTTCAGATTGAGTCTAGCATTCAGGCAAGAAGTGTAGGAGCAGGTTCTGGTGGATTTTCAAGGTGAGGACTGAGGACCCTTTTTCTCTCGTGATATCCCCAGAGTTGCTCCAATGCACTCCTTATGCATGAAAGCAACTTTGTGGAGATATCGTCCTCAACTCTAGTGGTGTACATCAGGTCCGTCAGTAGTTAAAATCAATGCAAAACGTGTTCTAGAACTGGCCTTATGGCCTTATGTAGCATATTGGTAGCCCATGCCTACAGATGCTGCGAGATAGCAGCTGCATGAAGCCATGGTTATGCCCACGTCAACCCTGTCAACTGTCATCGCAGCCTCTACCTCCATGCTGCCCAGATACAGGTGTTACCAATTGTTTTTTATGGACTAGATCACTAGAGGACTTACAGAACAATGATGACACCGGAAACAGAATGTTAGGCATGTCTGCTTCCTAAGCATCAGCTGACCTCATCCTTGATCATGTCTTGGTTTGTTTGCTTTGGAGCTTGTATCTTATATGCTTTGCTCACTTATTATAGCACTTTAGCTATTTCCTTCATTCACAAAAGAGGGTCAGTTTGGACATTGACTCGGTCACTAGACACTAGTAATCTACTTTGGTCGCATATTACCATTGTGAAATGTATGCAAAGTATAGCAAAGGTGGTTATGTTGATAGCACTTCTTAATACAAATCTAGCTTATCATTTTCAAAACTTAAAGGAAAATATTCAAAAGGATATTGATTAGTTTAAATTTGTTGACTGTATGCAAATGTAACTCAAAATGACACTTTTGTACAATGGATGTTTGATTCTTTCAAGAGTATCTTTAGAGACATTGAATTATGTTTTCCCTCTGAAGGTTGGTCTGTTTACGAGTTCATCCTACATTCACCCTGCTGCACCCAACTGAGGTGGTAGTTGCTTTCACGGCCATCAATGGTTCAAAGCAAGAGATCTCCCCAGAGTCAGGAGAAATAACATTCGAGGGAGACCTCAGGCCCAATGGTAAGTTACTTTGTGCACCATTTGAAGACCCTTCCACCTTGTCCCATCTGTCAACTCATTTACTTTACGTCTTTATTGCTTTTCCATCTTTTGGTAAATTCTCAGGGGAATGGATGCTAGTGGACAAGTGTGTCGGGCTGAGCTTGGTGAATCGGTTTGACCCAAGTGAGGTTAGCAAATGCATGGTGCACTGGGGAACTggtgatgtgaacatggagctttGGTCGGAGGAAAGGCCTGTTTCTAAGGACACGCCGTTGAGGATTTGCCACCAGTACGAGGTGAGGCAAACAAACTAGGCACAGCGAATACGTGTTTCTAAGGACAGCAGGAATAGATGTGCCAGATTAGACGGTGCTTCAGTTCGGGCTAGCGATTGTTTCACGGCCTGTGTGTATCGATGATGGCGCAGCGAGACAAGGTGTTTTGGAGTCGTGTCGTCACAGCCCTGGCACGAATGCTTTGCTTCGAAACTCAATTTGGTTGTTATGCAATCCCAGCTATTGTTCGCTAGACTTGTCAGTAATAAAGCTGTGGTAAATGTTGCAATCTCTATTATTTGTTTAGTTTAGTCAATTTCTGTTTGAAAAATCATGGTTGGACAACAAGAATCTGCAATCCAACACCAAAGGTATACGCACTTCAGTTTCGGAACCAAAATGGGGGCCCTTGAATTTTTATTGACAACACTACATCTTTCATTCCTTCCGGCCTTTCAGGCCCAAAATAACAAATCAGAGAAGGAAGAATGTTTGCTATCATCATAATAATGGTTGACGTGGTGAAAATTGTTTTATGCCATGATCAGGACTTGAAATGACCACAAACTAATACCTTGACGCAGCAGTCAAAATTCAGTCACATCTCATGGCATAAGACTGTTTTCTTTTACTAATATTTTTTAGTTTTtctctcttttattttctttttcttttcttttttatacaaACTTGTTTGTCGTGTGTACATATTTTGTGTGTGCGCCGATAGAATTATTTGTTTTAATCTGGGCAAGTTTATTTTCCATGTACACCAATTTGTTCGCATGTGGAGCCAATTTGTTTACCTTTGTAGACTAATTTATTCACGATGTTTTATTATTTGTTTACCTTGTGGACTGATTTGTTCATGCGGAGCTATCTTGTTCACATTTGTAAACTAATTTGTTCACGGTGTTGACATATTTTTTGTGTAGAATAATTTGGTCGCGTGTGGAGCTATTTGTTCACGAGATTAAATTATTTGTCATATTAACCTTTTGTTTATAAAAAATAGTTATTTATTCATATTGATCGACTATTGTTCGGTGTAGTAGAAAATGTTCTGACTTCACTAAAAAACTATTCGTAAAAAATTTGCATCCAAATATAACACAAGTGTGAGcatattttaaaatattatcATGAATAATATTATAGTGCAATagaaattttatttggataatCAATTTGAGATCTATGTTTTTTGGGTAATCTTTAAAAAATGGGACGCTCAGACATATGTTGTAATAATTAAGCAATTAAGtatcgatgttgcaactattgtttctgcatgttttatagtgaatgttgcatgaaacatagtgttgaAACATAGTGTTTATGGTTTCTGCATGCTTTacagtgaatgttgcatgaaacatagtgtttatGTTGCGGCAAGAATTTTCTAAGATTTTTGTATACATCTGTCGACAGATGCTACGTGTTGAAATCTGTCAAATTTCATTCCTTCTTCTCTGGTGAGCTTCATTGCTTCTTCTCCAAGTTCGGCAACCTCCATTAGCTCCGGTGGGTTAGGGTTTCGGGTTAGGGGTTCGGTATTTGGGGAATTGGTGTCCCCAGCTGTAGAGAAAGCTCCAGGGGAGGCCGGCAGCCCAGTGGTGGGTGGGCGGGCGGTGCGGcagggcggcggtggtgccgcCCGCCACAAGTGGCGGGAGACAACCGGTTGGCttgcggtggtggcgggggagAGCGTTGTCAAGGGGTTAGCGAGGGAGCGGGCGAGGGGGCAGTGGCTTCAGCGGTGGTGGCGCCATCGGAAGCCAGGCGGGCAGTGCTGGAGTTGGGGGAGCACAGCTCGTGGAGATGGGCTAtcgtggagagggagagatggaGGGAGGGGCAGCGAAGGCATTGCTGGTGGCTGACGCCAGCGCCGAGCATAAtgaaggacgcggcggcgggcatgGGAGGAGGCAAAGGTCGCGAGGACGACGATGGGGTCGCATCAGGAACTCGGGAGCCCTGGGAGACGGACAATAACTGGATAAGGTCCTGTCACTCTTTTGTTTTGCGGTGGGTGGATTAGTAGATCACGGCCATCGGATTTTGATCCACTGGCTCAAAATTtgatgtcacacccggttttaaaacaaaaccaagtgctacctatatgtacgTCAAGATCTAATTTCATATATACAGTGACATCATCAATGAATAACAATAACAGTACCACGTAAAGGAATAAGAGAGTATATTAGAGATTTacgcttaatcctggaaacgaaggctccaaacttcacaggcaatcgaccgGGGGTTGCGTACGCTTAGAACTCAACACCTTCTTCACAACAAACTtgatagcagcttcttcttctgagcaacgttggttatagcaagggtgagcacatgtcgtactcagcaagtgtggagaaaatatgaatgcaaggcgtaaacaaggaaaggctcaCTAGTTGACTgtattaagcatttttagttagtcaaattttattagcacctgattactagggtataagtatataccaacccacattTAACATAAACATTAGCCATAAGCATATGACACAACTATAACCACGATtcaagtccatcttcaagtatattaatcatgtgagggtttaGGCCGgtcttgaccgtgagcatggctgatcgatcagttttacactctgcaaagATCGCACAACTTTACCTACAAGTCGtgtaaaaattcaaaaaaactttagacccaaccatgctgtgcaggCCAGACACAATACCACACTaccaaggtgtgattgcatagggactcTACGAGGCCtgtacaaagattcgctagcaagtGATAACTCgataaggtttcaggtcgaagcagagcataaccctccctagtgggtatagtgtcttagccaagcccacttcccaagaggaccgGGCTAcaccccatcaacgcctcccctgttgccctttcggtaagattaccccagactagagtttctaattaattagccaagaccagagctattatagttcttgtggttgcactcttttcctgggtggttctccatgttccaattaagcattgtgatcttgtattaacaaaaggtatagcataaataagtttaatcattgagttcattaaaaccaccataacccaagtatagcagctaagcatagctacccaacagaatgATAAACCTAGGTTGACAACGAATGAttataaaaactaggcaaaccataataggacccatcaaattaaatgcaagcagatgcaatagtgattaaataaagttattatGACAAAAGTataaggacacacttgcctttctctaacgaaaagttactcttactgctcttcagctcttgctctcttggaactcttaatcttcaaatctttcgagcagcgatccttctacttgaagcaatcaccggcacaaacatacaagcaaacaaaaaagtacaactaagaacaatacaccaaaacaaaagaaaaactttaaAAGAACGTagtaaaggatagggctcgattctaggatCACGCGAACGTAAGaaacgcttaaaacggaactatggttgaaaagataaagttatcgagagatttgaattataaaagaaaacaaaagagctacatgctgcatttattttagttgagaaaaacaatgtaaagatatttcagagaaatatccttagttggaATTactcaagtcatatttatatttacataagaaaagatgatgtaaagcttagtccaattttatctATCAAActttaagtacaatttatgtaaattaacatttgagtttaaaagaagcatgtaaaagcatctaagcatgtttgtatttatattagccaattaacatttaattatgaaaactcgagagataacctatgtagcttttatagCTTTTATTCAGAAAgtaaattgaataaacattaataaATTTAAGTTTGACTATGAAAAATGAGGTATAACTCTAGTTGGCTTTTATTCAGAAAAGCATATGAagtaaacattaatcaaattgatgttTAATATGAAAAGCGGTGTATAACTGAAGTaccttttatttagagaagacaCATGTTTATCAGGCATTAATGAAATTAATATCAAATTTACTTTCAAAAACATGCATGAAGGAAAATATCACCACTAACGTGTACTTCATGTTATCATGCACTTAATATAACTTGAACAGAAAGAAACGAAGCTAAGATGTGAAAACTATGGATTAAATAAGGTTGCAAGATCTAGCCGTGATTAACTGTAGATAACAGGGGCTAGGAAGGAAGAAACCCTAGACTCGGTGAACAATCACTGTGAAAAGGTGAAACTTGGGGTTAGAGCT harbors:
- the LOC117844822 gene encoding uncharacterized protein, with protein sequence MVATPTRSPASLRLVVPHCSRFRFRFHLHHQREPRGGGGGPRRSGLRCCGGTPPAAASAEGRMAAAAAAAGEMVWMRVLEEGVFRFDASEAARAAAGPSLSFADPRWREATREGADAPAVVPACEAAPGGAQKVVLKLPSGTSFYGTGEASGPLERTGKRVFTWNTDAWGFGSGTTSLYQSHPWVLAVLPDGKALGVLADTTRRCEIDLREESTIKFSASSAYPVITFGPFKTPADVMTSLSHAIGTVSMPPKWSLGYHQCRWSYDSSEKVLKVIRTFREKGIPCDVVWMDIDYMDGFRCFTFDSKRFPDPKAMVDDLHSIGCQAIWMLDPGIKKEEDYFVYDSGTKNDVWIQKADGSPFVGEVWPGDCVFPDYTSEKTRAWWAGLVKDFISNGVDGIWNDMNEPAVFNTTTKTMPESNIHRGDADIGGVKNHSYYHNVYGMLMARSTYEGMAMGNAAKRPFVLTRAGFIGSQRYAATWTGDNLSNWEHLHMSLPMVLQLGLSGQPLSGPDIGGFAGNATPKLFGRWMGVGALFPFSRGHTETGSIDHEPWSFGEECEEVCRLALLRRYRLLPHIYTLFYHSHTKGIPVATPVFFADPQDPELRKVETSFLLGPLLVCASTLPNKGAHECAHTLPKGIWLPFDFADSHPDLPVLYLRGGAILPVGPPIKHVGEASLEDDLSLIIALDENGKAEGVLFEDAGDGYKFTQGDYLLTYYTAELHSSVVTVKVFKSEGSWKRPKRNLKINILLGGGAMISADGVDGGEIHLTMPPESEVSSLVATSELECKKRLEMIQPIPDIDEPSRQEGAELSKIPVDLKSGDWLLKVVPGIGGRIISMTHLPSDSQWLHSRIEINGYEEYSGTEYRSAGCTEEYNVIRRYLEQSGEEESICMEGDIGGGLVLQRQISILKDNPKIVQIESSIQARSVGAGSGGFSRLVCLRVHPTFTLLHPTEVVVAFTAINGSKQEISPESGEITFEGDLRPNGEWMLVDKCVGLSLVNRFDPSEVSKCMVHWGTGDVNMELWSEERPVSKDTPLRICHQYEVRQTN